The DNA sequence TCATTTCTTATAATCAATCATGTGAAAAAATAGCTATGGGACTGCTTTCTTATGTGACAGATCTAAAAAATGTAGCAAGGCTGAAGCCGGAAATGGAAAGCTACATTGAAAATGTCGACAGAAAACTATTCTTGTGGAAAGATGAAGAGACAGATAATATCGTTGCTTTGATAGGTGTGCAAATACATGAAGCAATGGTGTTGGTTCGTCATATCGCTGTCTCGCCTTCTTTTCGGAAGGAAGGCATCGTGCATCGGTTGTTGGATGGCTTGCAGCAAAACTATCCAACAAGCGCGATCAACGGGACACTGGAAACCGCGCCGTTCATCGCCAAATGGAACCAGAAGCAGCAGAACCGAAACGATGAGGAAACGAGTGGATCATTGTGAGTGAACAAAATGAACTCACCCTCATATTGCCGGATTTTGAGGGACCATTGGATCTCCTCCTGCACTTGATCAAAGAGCTGAAAGTCGATATTTTCGATATTCCGATTGCAGAAGTGACTTTTCAATATCTGCGTTATTTGGACACGATGCAAGAGATGAAATTGGATATCGCCGGCGATTATCTGCTGATGGCTGCGACGCTGTTGGAGATAAAGAGCCGGATGCTGCTTCCGAAAAAAGAAGTGGCCTTCGAAGAGGAGTTTTATGAAGAGGGCGAGGATCCAAGGGAAAGCTTGATTCAACAATTGGTTGAATACAAGCAATTCCAGGAAGCCGCCAAAGCACTGAAAACCATGGAACAAGAACGCGGCTTATATTTCACAAAGCCGGCAACGGATCTGGAGGACCTCCAACAAGCAGTACCGCTCGCTCCAGGCGAGGTTTCTGCGGCGGATCTGATTGCCGCGCTCCAGAAAATGTATCAGAAACTGCAGAAGAAAAAGCCGCTTCAGGCCAGAATGGAACAGGACCAATATACGGTGGATCAGACGATGAGTTGGATCATGGAGAAGCTGGAGAACCTGCCGCATGATTCTGACCAGAGGCTTCCCTTTACGGCTTTCTTTGAAGTGCAGACCAAGTCGCAGATCGTGAATACATTTTTGGCGATGCTGGAATTGGTCAAAGAAAGAAAAATCAATTTTTCGCAAGAGAACATATACGGAGACATTTATATATTACGCAATATGGGAGTTTTAGCAAATGAATAAAAAAGGGGCACTGGAGAGTCTGCTGTTTGTGGCAGGGGATGATGGCTTGAGCATGGACGAGATCACCTCTCTGTTGGAGACCACTCCATTGGAAGCGCAAAATTTGTTGACCGAAATGCGGGCGAGCCATAACGACAACATCCACTCTGGTTTGACGCTTATCGAAACCCGCAAAAGATACCAACTCGCAACGAAACGGGAATATGCGGAACTCATCAAAATGTACGCTGTTTCGCCTTTCGCGACCCACTTGTCACAAGCTGCCCTGGAGACGCTGGCGATCATCGCTTACAAGCAACCCTTGACGCGGATGGAAATCGATCAGATCCGCGGTGTGCAGTCGGCAGGCTTGGTCCAAAGGCTGTTGCTGAGAGGGCTGATAAAGGAAATCGGGCGTTCCGAAACACCAGGAAGACCGATCATATACGGCACAACCGATTATTTCATGAATTATTTCGGATTGACCACAATTGATGATCTGCCGAATGTGGACGAATTATTCCAGATGCAGGATAATGAATCCTTCGATCTTTTTGATTTTCCTGCGGATGAAGATGCAGATAACCAACTTGCTTTTTTTAAGAAAGATTCCATCATATCGGAACAAGAATGACAGACAAAAACAAATAAGAATAATAGGTGAATAAATGGAAAGATTACAGAAAGTCATTGCACATGCAGGAATAGCTTCAAGGCGGAAAGCCGAAGAACTGATCACTTCCGGTGCAGTCAGCGTAAACGGAAACAAGGTAACTGAATTAGGGGTCAAAGTATCAAAAAGCGACAGAGTGGAAGTGAATGGCTTACCCATCTATCGTGAACAGCCGGTTTACTACTTGTTCTACAAACCAAAGAATACACTCTCATCCGTTAAAGATGATAAAGATCGGACTGTCGTCACTGATTTCTTCAATGTGAAAGAGCGGATCTATCCGATCGGCAGATTGGACTATGATACGACCGGCTTGCTTCTTTTGACCAATGATGGTGAGTTTGCAAACTTATTGACCCATCCGAAATATCACATCGACAAAACCTATGTCGCCAAGGTAGGGTGCATCCCTACGCGCTCCGACCTGAATAAATTGGAGAACGGAATCGTAATCGACGGCAAAAAAACATCGAAAGCGCGGGCTAAGTTGATTTCTGCCAATTCCCAAAAAAATACAGCAATCGTTGAATTGACCATCCATGAAGGCTGGAACCATCAAGTCAAAATAATGTTCGAAAAAATTGGTTGCCCTGTCGAAAAACTGAAAAGGGAATCTTTTGGATTCCTTACGCTCGGCGATCTGAAACCGGGGCAACACCGAGAGCTGAAGGCGTTTGAAATCGAGAAGCTGAAGAACCTGGCTCTTGCAAACGAAAAGGCATCAAAAAGGCAGTAATTTTATCGAATCGGAAAGGATGATCAGGATGACAAATTCCAGCGGGAAAATATTGATTGTGGATGACGAGGAACGTATCCGGAGATTGCTGAAACTCTATCTGGAAAAGGATGGCTATGAAACAGCCGAGGCAGAGGATGGAACCACAGCGGTAGAAATGATTTTGAACAATCATTACGATTTGGTATTGTTGGATATCATGCTTCCTGGAATGACCGGCATTGAAGTGGCCAAAATTATCCGCAAGGAAAAAGAAATACCGATCATGATGATCACTGCCCGCGGTGAAGAGAACAATCGCGTGGAGGGATTCCTATCAGGGGCGGACGACTACATCGTAAAGCCATTCAGTCCAAGGGAAGTCATGTTGCGGGTCGCTGCCATTTTGAAGCGGACGAAGCCTTCAGAATCGGAATCGAGCACAATCGAATATCCCCTGCTGAAGATTTTTCCGGATGCCAGAAAAGTACTGGTTGACGAGGTTGCCATCAATTTGACGCCCAAAGAATTTGAATTGCTTCTTTATCTTTCAAAGTCCCCCGAGAAAATTTTTACCAGAGAGGTCCTTTTGAAGGAAGTCTGGAAATATGAGTTCTTCGGTGATCTCCGTACGGTCGACACGCATGTCAAGCGCTTGCGTGAAAAACTGTTGAAGCAATCGAAAGCTGTTTCAAAAATGATAGTGACCGTTTGGGGGATGGGTTATAAATTTTCTCCGAATGATGACCGAGCAGCAGACGATAAACAATGAAAAGGACGAGCATATTCCTCAAATCATGGGTACTAGTGACTTTTTTGACTGTAACCATCATGACTTTGATGTATATCGGCCACGCAATCATCAGTGTGAACTCCATCGAAGATACCTATACTAAACTGCTGCAGGAGAAAATAACAGCGTACAAAGATACGGTTATGACCAATCCTGAGGTTTATCTCACCCAAGCTGAGACTGCGCAATCGTTGGATCCGGAATTGTCCTATTTCATCAAAATAGGGGATCAGAGCCGTTTTGTCGTACAAAACCCGGATCTGCAAGGGCAGTCCGAGCCGCTTCTTGAGAACATCCTGGCGAATGATGAAATTCTGGATGCGATCGACAGTAACGTGGATGATTTCAGCAGGATCACCATAGAGGACGAGGAAAATAATCCCTTGCTTTTGATGGTTTTTGTGCATACTTTTGAATTGCAAGGGCAAGCCGGAATGCTCGTCATCAATTATGAACTGGATGAATTCCAGGCTTATGAACTGAACGCAAAAAGCATCACATTGTTGCTGCTGACTGTCTATCTCATGGGGACAATCGTTTACTACCAGTACCTTATCAGGAATGTTGCCGAACCATTGGAAGTCATGACGGACATCGCCTTCAAATACTCGCGGAATGATTTTTCCAAGCGGATCACGTTCGAATCCTATGATGAGATATCCGGATTGGGCACCGCCATGAACAAGCTAGGAAAGACTCTCCAAGCCACGACGCTGATGAACCGGGAGGAGCGGGAACTGTTGAATCATCTATTTGATTCTTTGCCGGCCGGCATCCTTTATTTTGACCAAAATTTCCATCTGAAATTAGTGAACGGGCCTGGACAAGAGTTTTTGGATTTTTGGCGAAGGGTGGATCCGGATGCAGAAGCTAAAGCGATACCGCATCAGTTCAAGGAAATGGTCCAGCACGCTTTCACCACAACAGCCGGATCGGAAGCGGATCTCAGTTGGTCCCAGCGGCATTATAACGTAAAAGTGACTCCGGTCATCCAAACCGATCTGCAAAAAACAGCTGGCGTCCTGATTGTGTTGCAGGATGTGACGAACGAAAGGCAGTTGGATATTATCCGCGGTGATTTCATCACGAATGTATCCCATGACTTGCGGACGCCGTTGCAGATGATCAAAGGTTACAGCGAAGCCATTATCGACAACATCGCCGAAAGCAATGCCGAGAAAATTGAAATGGCCCAAATCATTTTGGACGAAACGACCGAAATGAACAAAATGGTCAACAACCTTTTGGATCTGTCGCGCATGCAAGCGGGGTATATTGAACTGAACCGGCAAACTGTCGATCTCGCAACTTTCTTCAACCACTTGGCGGGCAGGTTCGAAAACAGTTTCAAAGAAGCTGCCATCCAATTCTCTTATGAATTGGATGATGGCATCAAAACCTATCCATTTGATGAAGAGAAAATGAATCAGGTATTTTACAATCTGATCGACAATGCGGTACGCTATTCAGCCGAAATCGGCACGCGCAGGCAAAAATTCATCCATATCACTGTCCGTTTGGAGGACATGTTGGATAAAGTTGTCTTTGAAATCAGCGATAACGGCATCGGTATCCAAGCGGAAAGTTTGCCTTTCATTTTCGAGCGTTTTTACAAAAATGACAAATCGCGGACCTACTCGAAACAAAAAGGAACCGGCATCGGGCTTTCGATCGTAAAGACAATCGTGGAAGCTCATGACGGGGAAATAGAAGTCCATAGCGAACCGGGTGTTGGGACGACTTTCTTGGCCCGTTTTCCATTTCACGCAAGTTGAGGAAAGCGATCGAGAGATAGTCTGAAAATATTTATCTCGAAACTGTGATATTATTCTTGACAATCGTTTGTGTA is a window from the Trichococcus shcherbakoviae genome containing:
- a CDS encoding GNAT family N-acetyltransferase; this encodes MFISYNQSCEKIAMGLLSYVTDLKNVARLKPEMESYIENVDRKLFLWKDEETDNIVALIGVQIHEAMVLVRHIAVSPSFRKEGIVHRLLDGLQQNYPTSAINGTLETAPFIAKWNQKQQNRNDEETSGSL
- a CDS encoding segregation/condensation protein A, producing the protein MSEQNELTLILPDFEGPLDLLLHLIKELKVDIFDIPIAEVTFQYLRYLDTMQEMKLDIAGDYLLMAATLLEIKSRMLLPKKEVAFEEEFYEEGEDPRESLIQQLVEYKQFQEAAKALKTMEQERGLYFTKPATDLEDLQQAVPLAPGEVSAADLIAALQKMYQKLQKKKPLQARMEQDQYTVDQTMSWIMEKLENLPHDSDQRLPFTAFFEVQTKSQIVNTFLAMLELVKERKINFSQENIYGDIYILRNMGVLANE
- the scpB gene encoding SMC-Scp complex subunit ScpB — protein: MNKKGALESLLFVAGDDGLSMDEITSLLETTPLEAQNLLTEMRASHNDNIHSGLTLIETRKRYQLATKREYAELIKMYAVSPFATHLSQAALETLAIIAYKQPLTRMEIDQIRGVQSAGLVQRLLLRGLIKEIGRSETPGRPIIYGTTDYFMNYFGLTTIDDLPNVDELFQMQDNESFDLFDFPADEDADNQLAFFKKDSIISEQE
- a CDS encoding pseudouridine synthase, with protein sequence MERLQKVIAHAGIASRRKAEELITSGAVSVNGNKVTELGVKVSKSDRVEVNGLPIYREQPVYYLFYKPKNTLSSVKDDKDRTVVTDFFNVKERIYPIGRLDYDTTGLLLLTNDGEFANLLTHPKYHIDKTYVAKVGCIPTRSDLNKLENGIVIDGKKTSKARAKLISANSQKNTAIVELTIHEGWNHQVKIMFEKIGCPVEKLKRESFGFLTLGDLKPGQHRELKAFEIEKLKNLALANEKASKRQ
- a CDS encoding response regulator transcription factor, yielding MTNSSGKILIVDDEERIRRLLKLYLEKDGYETAEAEDGTTAVEMILNNHYDLVLLDIMLPGMTGIEVAKIIRKEKEIPIMMITARGEENNRVEGFLSGADDYIVKPFSPREVMLRVAAILKRTKPSESESSTIEYPLLKIFPDARKVLVDEVAINLTPKEFELLLYLSKSPEKIFTREVLLKEVWKYEFFGDLRTVDTHVKRLREKLLKQSKAVSKMIVTVWGMGYKFSPNDDRAADDKQ
- a CDS encoding ATP-binding protein, translated to MKRTSIFLKSWVLVTFLTVTIMTLMYIGHAIISVNSIEDTYTKLLQEKITAYKDTVMTNPEVYLTQAETAQSLDPELSYFIKIGDQSRFVVQNPDLQGQSEPLLENILANDEILDAIDSNVDDFSRITIEDEENNPLLLMVFVHTFELQGQAGMLVINYELDEFQAYELNAKSITLLLLTVYLMGTIVYYQYLIRNVAEPLEVMTDIAFKYSRNDFSKRITFESYDEISGLGTAMNKLGKTLQATTLMNREERELLNHLFDSLPAGILYFDQNFHLKLVNGPGQEFLDFWRRVDPDAEAKAIPHQFKEMVQHAFTTTAGSEADLSWSQRHYNVKVTPVIQTDLQKTAGVLIVLQDVTNERQLDIIRGDFITNVSHDLRTPLQMIKGYSEAIIDNIAESNAEKIEMAQIILDETTEMNKMVNNLLDLSRMQAGYIELNRQTVDLATFFNHLAGRFENSFKEAAIQFSYELDDGIKTYPFDEEKMNQVFYNLIDNAVRYSAEIGTRRQKFIHITVRLEDMLDKVVFEISDNGIGIQAESLPFIFERFYKNDKSRTYSKQKGTGIGLSIVKTIVEAHDGEIEVHSEPGVGTTFLARFPFHAS